AAACCGCCGCCCATGCCGCCGAAGATGTCCTCGAAGATCGAGCCCATCGACGAGAAGATGTCGTTGAAATCGTGGAAGCCCTGGTAGCCCGATCCGCGCAGTCCGTCGTGGCCGAAGCGGTCGTAGGTCTGCCGCTTTTCGGCGTCGGAAAGGACCTGATAGGCCTCGGAGGCTTCCTTGAAGCGGGTTTCGGCTTCGGCGTCGCCCTGGTTGCGGTCGGGATGGTATTTGACCGCGAGTTCGCGATACGCCTTTTTGATCTGAGCGGCGGAGGCGTCGCGGGGGACGCCGAGAATCTCGTAGTAGTCACGCGTGACGGACACTGGGACCCCCGGCGATCGGCGTGCGCGCCCTAGTCTTCGTCGTCTTCGTCGTAATCCGCCTCCGCGGCTTCCTCGAAGAAGACCTCGGCGGAAAGGTACTCGGCGTTGTCGCCGGCATCCTTGAGCGACTTCTGCCACGCCTTGTAGTCGGCGTCGGACACGAGCCCCTTGACGCGATTACGTTCGATCATTCGAACGTCGAACAACTGCTCGCGGCTTTTGATCACGCTGCCCATGGCGTTCCCCTCATCATTCCGCGACTTCGGTTTCGACCGGGTCGCCGTGCTTGCGCGTGACGTGGATCTTGCCCGCCGCGATCTCGCGCAGCGCGTTCACGATGTGCTTGTTTTCCGTCTGCGGAAGCAGGAACCGGCTGCCCTTCATGAGCATGCGCGTGCGCCTCGCCGCCAGCAGGACCAAGGCGAAACGGTTTTCCACCTGCTCGATGCAATCCTCGACCGTGATTCGTGCCATCGCTGCGTCGCTCCTCGCGGATGATCCGCGTGTCATTCGCCCTTTTCGCCTTCGCCTTCGCCCGCGCCTTCCGCGGCGGGCGCGGCTTCCGCCGGCTTCACCCAATCGCCGATCGTCGTCGGCCAACCGGCCAGCACCGACGGATCGACCCGCCAAATCGCCGGCGAGGTCAGCCCGCGCGCCACCACGAAGTCGTCCTTCGACCCCGGCTCCCGCATCCGGGTCGCCTCGACACGCGCGAGGACACGGTCCCCATCGCCCGTCAGTTCGATCACCAGATCCGGCTTCATGAGCGCGTTGACGGCTTTGTTGGCCAACCGAGGCTCGATTTCGCCGATCCCCGACAGATCCACCAGCCGCCGAAGGTCGGCGAGCACCCGCTCGTCGTCGAGCGTCTCCGCGCCGGGCGCGGAAAAATCCTGCTCGGCGGAGCGGGAGACTATAATCTCGCCCGCGCCGGTTTGCAACCGGGCCTTTCGGACCTTGGACAGCGCGAAATCGCCGAGGAGGCGGCTGCGCAGATCGGCCACCGGTTTGGCGATTTTGGCGACGGTCGCCTCGCGCACGAGGGCCAGATAGCCCTTGGGCACGGCGGCCATGCGGTCTTGCGGGTCCGATTCCGGCTGAGCCCCCAGATCGACGCGGATCTCGCGGTTTTCGGTCCCACCGTACTTGGCGATGATGGTGTGCGCGGGGGGCGCGAGGCTGTTTTCCGCGGTGCGTTCGGCGGTTTCGGTGACCACGCCCTCGACCTGCAACTCGCGCAGCGCGCCGACCAGATCCGAGACGGCCTGATCGTCGGCCTTCCACCATGGGCTCGGACCCTCGATGCGCCAAATGGTCTCGGTCTTCGGCGCGTCGTCGGGCGCGGCGTCGTCATCGGACTTGGCCTCGTCCGCCGCGTCGGGTTCGGGCTTGATCTCTTCGCGCACCAGCACCCAGCGCGTCACGCCCGCGTCCTGCAGCTCGATGCGCTCGGGCTCGACGTCGTAGCCCTTGGGAAAGATCGTCTTGTCGCGCAGCTTGACCGCCGGAACCTCGAACGTGGCAAGGAACGTGTCGGGCATGACGAGGAGCTTCGGGCTGTCGGGGCGCTTGGCGAAAACGGAGTTGCCGATGGTGTGCGTCGCACCCAGATCGATCGACTGCTCCACGCCGTTCGCACGCACCGTGACGCGCAGGCGCGGATCGTCGAGACCGTACTGGCCGAGATCCGCGTCGGGTTCCTCGACCACGCGCTCGGCGCGAGCGTTGCGAAGCTGCGACACCATACCCTGCACGGTGTATTTGTCGGCGTCGTCGGTGTAAGGCGCGGTGACCTTCCACGCATCGTCGCCGGTTTTTTCGACGACGATCTCGGCCTTTCCCTGCGCGATCCGAATGCGGTCGATCTGGTCCAGGTCGATCGACATCGCCTTTTCGGCGCTCTCCTTGTCGTCCACCGCTTTTTTCTGGCGCGGCTTTTCGTACAGGAAGAATACGGCCGCGACCGCCGCGAGCATCACGATCGCAAGGAGGGTCTTGCGAAAGCTCATGCGTCGCTCCGGCGTCCCCGCGCGATGAAAACGCCGATGCCGAACATGGCCACGAGGAGCGGCACCGAAAAGACGGAGACGAAGAAGACCGCGTCGCGGTCCTGCGGTGTCAGAAACACGGGCGCGGCGTCGTAGGTGTTGGGCCGGATCGAGATGATGTCTTCCTTGCCCGCGAGCCACGCGACGCAGTTGAGCGCGAGATTGCTGTTGTAGAGCTGCGAAATCAGTTCGTTGCGGATCCAGTTGGAATCGCCGAACACGAGCACCCGACCGCCGCCCTGCGGAGTCTTCTGGGCTTCGGGTTCGTCCACCTCGGCGGGATTCGGCTGCGCGTCCGGCGCCATCTCGACCGCCGCGCCCAGCACGAGGGGCCCGGGAGCGTCGCCATCGGACTTCTCGACCTTGCCGTCGTCGAGCAGCGCCGGGATGTCGGTTTCGCCCCACGCCTCGGCGGTCGTCCGCAGCAGCGGCGACACCATCGCGGGCGCGTTGGCGTTGGTGTTGAGCGTCAGCGAGCGCGCGAGGCTGAAGATCGTCGGCTGTTTGAGGTCCTTGGTGATCTCGTGCGGCGGGTAGTCCTGCACCACCGGGGTCACGCCGAGCTGGCTGCCGTAGAACGGATTGACGAAGGGCTCGACCACCGCATCGTTGTTCAGCTTCACCGAAAGCGATTCGAGCCACGCCTCGAAACCCGTCGTCGTGCTGGTTTCGGCCATGAGCAGGAGCCGGCCGCCCTTGTCCGCCCAGTCGGTGACGGTCTTGACCTCGACCTCGCCGTACGCGCGATCGGGTCCGGCGATCGCCAACACGGCGCAATCGTCGGGGACCGCGCGTCCCGCGAGCACGATCTCCTTCACCTCGTGGTTTTCGTTTTCGAGCAGCCGTTTGAAGAGCGCCGCGCCGTTCTGCTCGTTGTCGCCGAGGCTCGCCTCGCCGTGGCCGCTGACAAAGCAGATCGGCCCGCCCTTGGCCTGCGTGACCTTCAGGATCGACTGCGTGAGCGCCTGCTCGGTCTGCTCGCCGATGATGTTCTGGCTGCCCTGTTGCTCGACGACGATCGCGCCCCGGCGCTGGATATTGTAACGCTGCGCGGTTTGCGGATCGCGGTCGGGATCGACGATGCGGTACGTGAACATCTCCGGCTTGGCGGCTTCCTGATAACGCTTCAGCACATTCTCAAATGTCTTCGCCTCGGTCGTTTCCAAAAACGCCGTCACCTGCACGGGCGCGGCGAGGTTCTGCACGATCTTCACGGTCTGCTCGGAGAGCGTGTTGACCCCGGCGGTCGTGCCGTCCCAGGTTTTATCCCAGCCTTTGGCCATCACATTCAGGAACACGAGGATCGCGGCGACCACGATCGTGAACACGATCGCGTTCGCGCCGAATCGCGCGGTGCGACGGCGCAGCGTGGACGTGACCGAGCCCAGGTCGAGCGCGAGCCCCGCGACAAGCGCGACGGGGCCGACCGCGAGCACGTACCAGAAACGCACGAACATGTCGGTGGCGAGCAGCAGCACCACGAGCGCGATGAAGCTGAGCAGCAGCCCCTCGTATTTCAGGACTTTGGCGAACGATTTCATCGGCTTATCTCCAGCGCGTGCTCTCGACCGCGCGGGTCGCCAGGAAAATGAAGAAGACGATGAACGACGCGAAGTAGATCAGGTCGGGCAGCGCGATCGTGCCCGAGGCGAAGCCTTCGAAGTGCGTCGTCATGGCGAGGTATTTCAAAATCTCGCCGCTGGCCCCGCCGATGGATTCGGAGATCCAGTTGAGTATCCACAGCACGAGCAGCAGGAAGAAGGTGTAGAGCGCGGCCTGGATCTGCGTCTTCGCGACCGTGCTCGCGAACAGGCCGAAGGCGAGGAACGAACTGCCCATGAGGAACAGCCCGAGATAGCCGGTCGCCATCTTGCCCGGGTCGGGGTTCGCGAATTTCACGAGCATCGCCGGGAACTGGAACGTGAGCATCAGGGCGACGATGTAGAACGACACCGCGCCCAGGTATTTGCCCCACACGATCGACGCTTCGGAAATCGGGCTCGTGAGGAGCAGCTCGTCGGTACGGTTCTTTTTTTCCTCGGCGTAGAGCCGCATCGTGATGAGCGGCACGATCAGCATCAGCAGCACCGAGAGGTTGTGGAAGAGCGGCGTGAGGATCATGTCGTTGACGTTCATCTGCTCGGCCATGCCGGGGCTCTGGTACATCTGATACATCGACTGCATCTGCACGAAGTACGTGAAGGTGTCGAAGAAGAAGAACCCGGCCAGCGCGACGAAGACCACGAGCACCACGTACGCCACGGGCGACAGGAAAAACTGCCGCCATTCCTTTTGCCAGATCGTGAACAGGCCCATCGCGTGCTCCCAATGACTCGTTTGGCTAGTGACTTGTGAGGCGCACGAAGACTTCTTCGAGCGAGGGCATCTTGTCGGCGATTTCCAGCAGTCCCCATCCCGCGTTGAGCACCTCGAGGGCGACCTCGTTGGCGATATCCGCGCCGGCCTGCGAGGTGAGCAGGTACTCGCCCGGTACGTTGGTCGCCTGTACGTCGAGCACGCCGTCGAGCTTCGCGAGTCGCTTCGCGACATTCTGGTCGTAGCTGGCGAGGCGCACGGTCAGGCTCCGGCTCGACGCCACTTTGCGCGTGAGTTCGGCGACGGTGCCGTCGGCCACCACCTTGCCCTGATTGATGATGACCACGCGGTCACAGGTCATGACGACTTCGGGCAGGATGTGCGTGGAGAGCAACACCGTGTGCTCGCGACCGAGTTCCTTGATGAGGGCGCGAATCTCCTGGATCTGCACCGGGTCGAGCCCGATCGTCGGTTCGTCGAGGATGAGCACGTCGGGTTCGTGGACGATCGCCGCGGCGAGCCCCACACGCTGCTGGTATCCTTTGGAGAGGTGACCGACGAAGCGGTCGGCGACGTGGGTCAGGCCGCATCGGCCCATCGCGACATCGATGCGTCCCGCGCGTTCGGTGCGCGCAATCCGTTTGAGCTTGGCGACGAAATCCAGATTCTCGCGAACCGTGAACTCCTGATACACGGGCGGATGCTCGGGAAGGTAACCGATGCGGTGCCGGGCCTTGAGGCTGTCGGTCATCACGTCGAGACCGTCGATCAGCACCGTGCCCTCCGTGGGCGGCATGTAGCCGGTCACGATGCGCATGGTCGTGGTCTTTCCGGCGCCGTTGGGGCCCAGAAAGCCGAGGATTTCGCCTTGATGAACGGTGAAGTCGATCCCGCGGACGGCGTGGTAATCGCCGTAGCTCTTCACGAGACCTTTGACCTCCACCATCGGGCGCGCGCTTCGGGCGAGGTTTGATGTCATGACTTGGCTCCCGGCGACGGACCCTAACGGGCGAATTGGACCCACGAAGAGGTGTCAGAACCTAAGTTCGCCCCGGTCCCCTGTCAAGTTCGGTCGACGGCCTGAACGTCCCGGAACCGGGACGTGGGATGGACACCGCCGCGACGCGACGGTTCCCCGATTCAGTATGCGCCGAAACAACGAGATGGCGTTTGCCCGAGCGTGTCATGCGGCACAGCCGCCCCCGGTTGTGCGGAAATCGGCATAGGGGCTCCGAGGAATAGCCTCGGAGTTCCCCTGCCACACCACCGGACAAGCGGGTCCGCATCCGGCGGTTCGGAAAGTTGAGGTCACGCGGCCAACCGGGGAAGCCCCAGCCGGTCG
The window above is part of the Deltaproteobacteria bacterium genome. Proteins encoded here:
- a CDS encoding DNA-directed RNA polymerase subunit omega, translating into MARITVEDCIEQVENRFALVLLAARRTRMLMKGSRFLLPQTENKHIVNALREIAAGKIHVTRKHGDPVETEVAE
- a CDS encoding DUF4340 domain-containing protein, whose amino-acid sequence is MSFRKTLLAIVMLAAVAAVFFLYEKPRQKKAVDDKESAEKAMSIDLDQIDRIRIAQGKAEIVVEKTGDDAWKVTAPYTDDADKYTVQGMVSQLRNARAERVVEEPDADLGQYGLDDPRLRVTVRANGVEQSIDLGATHTIGNSVFAKRPDSPKLLVMPDTFLATFEVPAVKLRDKTIFPKGYDVEPERIELQDAGVTRWVLVREEIKPEPDAADEAKSDDDAAPDDAPKTETIWRIEGPSPWWKADDQAVSDLVGALRELQVEGVVTETAERTAENSLAPPAHTIIAKYGGTENREIRVDLGAQPESDPQDRMAAVPKGYLALVREATVAKIAKPVADLRSRLLGDFALSKVRKARLQTGAGEIIVSRSAEQDFSAPGAETLDDERVLADLRRLVDLSGIGEIEPRLANKAVNALMKPDLVIELTGDGDRVLARVEATRMREPGSKDDFVVARGLTSPAIWRVDPSVLAGWPTTIGDWVKPAEAAPAAEGAGEGEGEKGE
- a CDS encoding ABC transporter ATP-binding protein, with the protein product MVEVKGLVKSYGDYHAVRGIDFTVHQGEILGFLGPNGAGKTTTMRIVTGYMPPTEGTVLIDGLDVMTDSLKARHRIGYLPEHPPVYQEFTVRENLDFVAKLKRIARTERAGRIDVAMGRCGLTHVADRFVGHLSKGYQQRVGLAAAIVHEPDVLILDEPTIGLDPVQIQEIRALIKELGREHTVLLSTHILPEVVMTCDRVVIINQGKVVADGTVAELTRKVASSRSLTVRLASYDQNVAKRLAKLDGVLDVQATNVPGEYLLTSQAGADIANEVALEVLNAGWGLLEIADKMPSLEEVFVRLTSH
- a CDS encoding ABC transporter permease subunit encodes the protein MGLFTIWQKEWRQFFLSPVAYVVLVVFVALAGFFFFDTFTYFVQMQSMYQMYQSPGMAEQMNVNDMILTPLFHNLSVLLMLIVPLITMRLYAEEKKNRTDELLLTSPISEASIVWGKYLGAVSFYIVALMLTFQFPAMLVKFANPDPGKMATGYLGLFLMGSSFLAFGLFASTVAKTQIQAALYTFFLLLVLWILNWISESIGGASGEILKYLAMTTHFEGFASGTIALPDLIYFASFIVFFIFLATRAVESTRWR
- a CDS encoding GldG family protein translates to MKSFAKVLKYEGLLLSFIALVVLLLATDMFVRFWYVLAVGPVALVAGLALDLGSVTSTLRRRTARFGANAIVFTIVVAAILVFLNVMAKGWDKTWDGTTAGVNTLSEQTVKIVQNLAAPVQVTAFLETTEAKTFENVLKRYQEAAKPEMFTYRIVDPDRDPQTAQRYNIQRRGAIVVEQQGSQNIIGEQTEQALTQSILKVTQAKGGPICFVSGHGEASLGDNEQNGAALFKRLLENENHEVKEIVLAGRAVPDDCAVLAIAGPDRAYGEVEVKTVTDWADKGGRLLLMAETSTTTGFEAWLESLSVKLNNDAVVEPFVNPFYGSQLGVTPVVQDYPPHEITKDLKQPTIFSLARSLTLNTNANAPAMVSPLLRTTAEAWGETDIPALLDDGKVEKSDGDAPGPLVLGAAVEMAPDAQPNPAEVDEPEAQKTPQGGGRVLVFGDSNWIRNELISQLYNSNLALNCVAWLAGKEDIISIRPNTYDAAPVFLTPQDRDAVFFVSVFSVPLLVAMFGIGVFIARGRRSDA